Proteins from one Telopea speciosissima isolate NSW1024214 ecotype Mountain lineage chromosome 1, Tspe_v1, whole genome shotgun sequence genomic window:
- the LOC122648703 gene encoding transcription factor MUTE-like has translation MAHIAVERNRRRQMNENLRALRSLTPCFYIKRGDQASIIGGVIEFIKELHQVLQSLESKKRRKSLSPSPSPSPRPQLQLTHPPPLPTPDSPFGLENVKELGACCNSHVADVEAKISGSNVILRTISKRIPGQILKIIILLEKLGFEILHISISSMEDTVLYSFIIQIGLECQLSVEDLTVEVQQSFCQDVICVNERAL, from the exons ATGGCCCATATAGCTGTTGAGAGGAACAGGAGAAGGCAAATGAACGAGAATCTCAGGGCTTTACGCTCTTTGACTCCATGCTTCTATATTAAAAGG GGCGACCAAGCATCCATCATAGGAGGAGTAATAGAATTCATCAAGGAATTGCACCAGGTTCTTCAGTCTTTGGAatccaagaagagaagaaagagctTAAGCCCTAGCCCTAGTCCTAGCCCAAGACCACAACTGCAACTAactcatcctcctcctcttcctacTCCTGACAGTCCTTTTGGGCTTGAAAATGTTAAAGAGTTGGGCGCGTGTTGCAATTCTCATGTTGCAGATGTCGAGGCCAAGATCTCTGGCTCCAATGTTATTCTTAGAACAATATCTAAGCGAATCCCTGgacaaattttgaaaataattatTCTCTTGGAGAAACTTGGATTTGAGATCCTCCATATCAGCATCAGTAGCATGGAAGACACTGTCTTATACTCCTTCATTATTCAG ATTGGGCTCGAATGCCAGCTTAGTGTGGAGGATCTAACAGTTGAAGTTCAACAGAGCTTCTGCCAAGATGTTATTTGCGTGAATGAGAGAGCTTTGTAA